In Leptotrichia sp. OH3620_COT-345, the following proteins share a genomic window:
- a CDS encoding metal ABC transporter solute-binding protein, Zn/Mn family codes for MKNIFKFLIISIITVLAVFSCGKKEEAKENMSAATTDKKIKVTTTTTMLVDLIKTIGGDKVEVTGLMGEGVDPHLYAASAGDIDKLSNADIVVYGGLHLEGKMIEIFEKLSSQNKKVLNVGDALDKNKIMLEDENTADPHVWFDTELWAKQAEAVEAELSKNDPSNSTYYKENLEKYKGELVELANYVKEKINEIPEKSRVLVTAHDAFGYFARQFGLEVRAIQGVSTDSETGSKNITDLANFIVENNIKAIFIESSVPKKSIEALQEAVKSKGKEVKIGGELYSDSLGDEAHGTETYIKTVKANADTIANALK; via the coding sequence ATAAAAAATATTTTCAAATTTTTAATTATATCAATAATAACAGTACTTGCAGTATTTTCATGCGGAAAAAAAGAAGAAGCTAAAGAAAATATGAGTGCTGCTACAACGGATAAAAAAATAAAGGTTACAACAACAACAACAATGCTTGTAGATCTTATAAAAACTATAGGAGGAGATAAAGTCGAAGTCACAGGGCTAATGGGAGAAGGAGTAGATCCTCATTTATATGCTGCAAGTGCAGGAGATATAGATAAGCTTTCAAATGCTGATATTGTAGTATATGGGGGGTTACATTTGGAAGGTAAAATGATTGAAATATTTGAAAAATTGTCATCCCAGAATAAAAAAGTTTTAAATGTTGGAGATGCTTTAGATAAAAATAAAATTATGCTTGAAGATGAAAATACTGCTGACCCTCATGTATGGTTTGATACGGAATTATGGGCAAAACAAGCTGAAGCTGTTGAAGCTGAATTAAGTAAAAATGATCCGTCAAATAGTACATATTATAAAGAAAATCTTGAGAAATATAAAGGGGAATTAGTTGAATTGGCAAATTATGTAAAAGAAAAAATAAATGAAATTCCTGAAAAAAGTAGGGTTCTTGTAACTGCCCATGATGCATTCGGATATTTTGCAAGACAGTTCGGATTGGAAGTTAGAGCTATACAGGGTGTTTCTACAGATTCTGAAACAGGAAGCAAAAATATTACTGATTTAGCAAATTTTATAGTTGAAAATAATATAAAAGCAATATTTATTGAATCTTCAGTACCTAAGAAAAGTATAGAAGCTTTACAGGAAGCTGTAAAATCTAAAGGAAAAGAAGTAAAAATAGGAGGAGAGTTGTATTCAGATTCATTAGGAGATGAAGCTCATGGAACTGAGACATATATCAAAACTGTAAAAGCAAACGCAGATACAATAGCAAATGCCTTGAAATAA
- a CDS encoding metal-dependent transcriptional regulator, with amino-acid sequence MSRSIEDYLKGIYTLKKKKQYSNKNLAEYLNISPASVSEMIKKLANDAYLTVSGKNIKLTEKGNKFALNIIRKHRVWEVFLFEKLGYSKDEVHTEAEILEHVTSERLLKKLEKFLFYPKECPHGSPIFYGIKKFDEENIIKLSEAEEDDEVIILSVEDNIELYDYLKELNIGIKETYTVQRKDPFKGPIYLNSKEKSIKVVAYNAAGMIEVYRKNKDTEDM; translated from the coding sequence ATGAGTAGAAGTATAGAGGACTATTTAAAAGGAATATATACACTGAAAAAGAAAAAACAATATTCAAACAAAAATCTTGCAGAATACCTGAATATTTCTCCGGCTTCAGTAAGCGAAATGATAAAAAAACTGGCAAATGATGCATATTTGACAGTATCAGGGAAAAATATAAAGTTGACAGAGAAAGGTAACAAATTTGCTTTGAATATTATAAGAAAGCATAGAGTATGGGAAGTTTTTCTATTTGAAAAACTGGGATATAGTAAGGATGAAGTACATACTGAAGCAGAAATTCTGGAACATGTAACAAGTGAAAGACTTCTTAAAAAACTTGAAAAATTTCTCTTTTATCCAAAAGAATGTCCACATGGGAGTCCTATTTTCTATGGTATTAAAAAATTTGATGAAGAAAATATAATTAAGCTTTCAGAAGCGGAAGAAGATGATGAAGTAATTATATTAAGTGTAGAAGACAATATTGAGCTATATGATTATCTTAAAGAATTGAATATAGGAATTAAAGAAACTTATACAGTTCAGAGAAAAGATCCTTTTAAAGGACCGATATACTTGAACAGTAAGGAAAAAAGTATAAAAGTGGTGGCTTATAATGCGGCAGGCATGATAGAGGTTTATAGAAAAAATAAAGATACGGAGGATATGTAG
- a CDS encoding DUF1385 domain-containing protein yields MEEKITVGGQAVVEGVMMRGPKAIATAVRKHDGSIVYKKIELTEKNGKWFKIPFIRGVFALFDAMVVGTKELIFASNQAGLEEEQMTDKQVTFTVATSILLGIAIFMVLPSYIGGLLFKEKTILANLTEAAVKLILFLGYIWGISFFKDIKRVFEYHGAEHKSIINYEEGKELTPKNAKACTRFHPRCGTSFLLLVMFISILVFSVVDLIFGITRENSGMLVFLIYKLMTRVLFVPVVAGISYELQRWTSYHLDNGIAKIVAIPGMWLQKITTSEPDESQLEVAIVALNVALGKEVTNATEVFE; encoded by the coding sequence ATGGAAGAAAAAATAACAGTCGGAGGTCAAGCGGTAGTTGAAGGAGTAATGATGAGAGGTCCTAAAGCTATAGCAACAGCAGTAAGAAAACACGACGGAAGTATAGTTTACAAAAAAATTGAATTAACCGAGAAAAACGGGAAATGGTTTAAAATTCCTTTTATAAGAGGAGTTTTTGCATTGTTTGATGCAATGGTTGTGGGAACTAAGGAACTTATATTTGCATCAAATCAGGCAGGATTGGAAGAAGAGCAGATGACAGATAAACAGGTAACTTTTACTGTAGCAACTTCAATATTGCTTGGAATCGCTATATTTATGGTTTTGCCTTCGTATATAGGGGGATTATTGTTCAAAGAAAAGACAATATTGGCAAATCTTACTGAAGCTGCCGTTAAACTTATCCTGTTTTTAGGATATATATGGGGGATTTCTTTTTTTAAAGATATAAAAAGAGTATTTGAATATCACGGAGCAGAACATAAAAGTATAATAAATTATGAAGAAGGTAAGGAACTTACACCTAAAAATGCAAAGGCATGTACGAGATTTCACCCGAGATGCGGAACAAGTTTTTTGTTACTTGTAATGTTTATAAGTATACTCGTATTTTCAGTAGTGGATCTCATATTCGGAATAACAAGAGAAAATAGTGGAATGTTGGTTTTTCTTATTTATAAGTTGATGACGAGAGTTCTTTTTGTTCCTGTAGTTGCAGGAATTTCATATGAACTTCAAAGATGGACAAGCTATCATTTAGATAACGGGATTGCAAAAATAGTTGCAATACCCGGAATGTGGCTTCAGAAAATTACTACAAGTGAACCTGATGAAAGTCAACTTGAAGTTGCTATCGTAGCATTAAATGTCGCTTTAGGAAAAGAAGTAACAAATGCTACTGAAGTTTTTGAATAA
- the disA gene encoding DNA integrity scanning diadenylate cyclase DisA: protein MKKKETKKKILEYVFSILAPGTPLRLAIDRIQEASLGAIVVLGDSADLAGIMRGGFKLNTSYTPQKLYELSKMDGGIILSEDIKTIYGANIQLQPNSNIKTDESGTRHQSAERVAKQTGNLVITVSERRNKITIYKGDFRYTLHDIGDLLVKSSQAIMALEKYAVAISRNLINLTVSEFDNMVTLYDIVEVIRMYGLLFRMSDELVEYISELGTEGRLVKIQYQEIMLNQNEEFNDLIKDYKKNDEKVEKVVENIRMLNKEELLEDENIANILGFNLKNISFDEIITSRGYRILGTINKVTKKDIELLVGEFEEIQAILIATVEEMTQIKGISKLKAEHINKALTRIKNKVMLDRY from the coding sequence ATGAAAAAAAAGGAAACAAAAAAGAAAATACTTGAATATGTATTTTCAATACTTGCACCGGGAACACCGTTAAGGCTTGCAATAGACAGAATACAGGAGGCTTCTTTAGGTGCAATAGTAGTACTGGGAGACTCCGCTGATCTTGCAGGAATAATGAGAGGAGGATTTAAACTGAATACATCTTACACTCCCCAGAAATTATATGAATTGTCAAAAATGGACGGTGGAATTATATTATCTGAAGATATAAAGACAATATATGGAGCAAATATTCAACTTCAACCTAACTCAAATATAAAGACCGATGAAAGCGGCACAAGACACCAATCCGCCGAAAGAGTAGCTAAACAAACAGGAAATCTGGTCATTACAGTCTCAGAAAGAAGAAATAAAATTACTATATATAAAGGAGATTTTAGATATACATTACACGATATAGGTGATTTACTTGTAAAGTCTTCTCAAGCTATAATGGCATTGGAAAAATATGCAGTAGCAATAAGTAGAAATCTTATAAATCTCACGGTATCTGAATTTGACAATATGGTGACTTTATATGATATTGTGGAAGTGATAAGAATGTATGGATTGCTTTTCAGAATGTCCGATGAACTTGTGGAATACATATCAGAACTTGGGACAGAAGGTAGACTTGTTAAAATACAATATCAGGAAATAATGCTTAATCAAAATGAGGAATTCAATGATTTAATAAAAGATTACAAAAAAAATGATGAAAAAGTCGAAAAAGTAGTGGAAAATATCAGAATGTTAAATAAAGAAGAATTACTTGAAGATGAAAACATAGCAAATATACTTGGTTTCAACTTAAAAAATATAAGTTTTGATGAAATAATAACATCAAGAGGATACAGAATTCTTGGGACAATAAATAAAGTAACAAAAAAAGATATAGAACTTTTAGTAGGAGAATTTGAAGAAATACAGGCTATTTTAATAGCTACTGTCGAAGAAATGACTCAAATAAAAGGAATAAGCAAATTAAAAGCTGAACATATAAATAAAGCACTTACAAGAATAAAAAATAAAGTGATGCTTGATAGATATTAA
- the radA gene encoding DNA repair protein RadA, with protein sequence MAISRTNTKTKYICSECGYTSQKWLGKCPNCDSWGTFEEEIDIKKTFKNIQSAEVSISKISEIEIEKEFRMLTRYEEFDRVLGGGLIKGEVVLITGSPGIGKSTFLLQLSEEYSKIGNVFYVSGEESPRQIKQRAERINVNSGNLYILNNTNIEKIENEILKNKPKVVVIDSIQTLYSENVNSIPGSVTQIRETTLKLIEIAKKNEISFYIVGHITKDGKLAGPKLLEHMVDAVLQIEGEESSYYRIIRSIKNRYGSTNEISIFDMKENGISEVKNPSEFFISDREEKNIGSIIAPIFEGSRVFLFEIQSLLSIPNFGMPKRTVEGYDKNRVEILSAVLSSALNIDVNSRDIYINIPGGIELKDRSSDLAVVFSLLSSINKIPVSQKIAAIGELGLRGEVRKVSFIKNRINELEKLGFTGVYLPKSNKADMEKEKTKIKLNYISNINELVERVK encoded by the coding sequence ATGGCAATATCCAGAACAAATACAAAAACTAAATATATATGTTCAGAATGTGGCTACACATCTCAAAAATGGCTTGGAAAATGTCCAAATTGTGATTCATGGGGGACATTTGAAGAAGAAATAGATATAAAAAAGACATTTAAAAATATTCAGTCAGCTGAAGTGTCCATAAGTAAAATTTCTGAAATAGAAATAGAAAAAGAATTTAGAATGCTAACTCGGTATGAAGAATTTGACAGGGTACTGGGAGGAGGACTTATAAAAGGCGAAGTAGTTCTTATAACCGGAAGTCCGGGAATAGGGAAGTCTACATTTTTGCTACAGTTATCAGAAGAATATTCAAAAATAGGGAATGTATTTTATGTTTCAGGTGAAGAATCGCCAAGACAGATAAAACAGAGAGCTGAAAGAATAAATGTAAACAGTGGAAATTTATATATTTTGAATAATACAAATATTGAAAAAATAGAAAATGAAATACTGAAAAATAAACCGAAAGTAGTAGTAATAGATTCCATACAGACACTTTATTCTGAAAATGTAAATTCAATTCCGGGAAGCGTTACACAAATTAGAGAAACGACATTAAAGCTAATAGAAATTGCTAAAAAAAATGAAATATCTTTTTATATAGTAGGTCATATAACAAAAGATGGGAAGCTTGCAGGTCCAAAACTTCTTGAACATATGGTGGATGCTGTACTTCAGATTGAAGGGGAAGAAAGCAGTTATTATAGAATAATACGTTCTATAAAAAATAGATACGGTTCGACAAATGAAATATCAATTTTTGATATGAAAGAAAATGGAATAAGTGAAGTAAAAAATCCTTCGGAATTTTTTATAAGTGATAGAGAAGAAAAAAATATAGGAAGTATAATTGCACCCATATTTGAGGGAAGCAGAGTATTTCTTTTTGAAATACAGTCACTTTTGAGTATACCGAACTTCGGAATGCCCAAGAGAACGGTGGAAGGTTATGATAAAAATAGAGTAGAAATTTTGAGTGCGGTATTGTCAAGTGCTTTAAATATTGATGTCAATTCCAGAGATATTTACATTAATATTCCGGGAGGAATAGAACTCAAAGACAGAAGTTCCGATTTGGCAGTAGTATTTTCTCTCCTGTCTTCAATAAATAAAATACCTGTAAGTCAGAAAATAGCTGCTATAGGTGAATTAGGACTAAGAGGTGAAGTAAGAAAAGTATCATTTATAAAAAATAGAATAAATGAACTTGAAAAATTAGGTTTTACGGGAGTTTATCTTCCTAAAAGTAATAAAGCGGATATGGAAAAAGAAAAAACAAAAATTAAACTGAATTATATCAGTAATATTAATGAGTTGGTTGAAAGGGTGAAATAA
- the coaD gene encoding pantetheine-phosphate adenylyltransferase, producing MTKTALYPGSFDPITNGHVDIIKRSSNLFDRLIIGIFKNSSKTKAWFSDDEKVEMIKEVLKKEKIDAEIKIFNGLLVDFIYEEKVNILVRGLRALSDYEYELQFTLTNKTLAKSEFETIFLSAPRRYLYLSSSLVKEIAQNHGDLKTFVPENVEKKLIEKVKQMELQVLSNENLKDYKI from the coding sequence ATGACTAAAACGGCTCTATATCCCGGAAGCTTTGATCCTATAACAAATGGACATGTGGATATAATAAAACGTTCATCGAATTTATTTGACAGATTGATAATAGGAATTTTTAAAAATTCCTCTAAAACAAAAGCATGGTTTTCAGATGATGAAAAAGTTGAAATGATAAAAGAAGTTCTTAAAAAAGAAAAAATTGATGCGGAAATAAAAATATTTAACGGCTTGCTCGTAGATTTTATATATGAAGAGAAAGTTAATATACTTGTAAGAGGATTGAGAGCACTTTCAGACTATGAATATGAACTGCAGTTTACCTTAACAAATAAAACTCTTGCTAAAAGTGAATTTGAAACAATATTTTTAAGTGCTCCGAGAAGATATTTATATTTAAGTTCCAGTCTTGTAAAAGAAATTGCACAAAATCATGGAGATTTAAAAACTTTTGTTCCTGAAAATGTGGAAAAAAAACTTATTGAAAAAGTAAAACAAATGGAGTTACAAGTTCTATCTAATGAAAATTTAAAAGATTATAAAATATAA
- the rnc gene encoding ribonuclease III produces the protein MVKNIEELMEKINYKFKNEKYLEEALTHRSFSNENEKYRNFDNEKLEFLGDAVLNLITTEYVYESGIGKKEGELAKLKSQIISEPVFSAIAGEIGLGDYLYLSNGEAASGGRSRKSILGDAFEALVGAIFRDSDYYTAKKIALGFLQDKINNLEKIEETKDYKTVLQEIFQGKYKKMPEYELVNTKGPDHNKLFEVSVKLNSRIIGIGKGKSKKEAEKKAAKEALEFIEKNGKIT, from the coding sequence ATGGTTAAAAATATTGAAGAATTAATGGAAAAAATAAATTATAAATTTAAAAATGAAAAGTATTTAGAAGAAGCTTTGACTCATCGTTCCTTTTCCAATGAAAATGAAAAATATAGAAACTTTGATAATGAAAAATTGGAATTTTTAGGCGATGCGGTTCTGAATTTAATAACAACTGAATATGTTTATGAGTCGGGAATAGGTAAAAAAGAAGGAGAATTGGCAAAACTTAAAAGTCAGATAATAAGTGAACCTGTATTTTCAGCTATTGCAGGAGAAATAGGTTTGGGAGATTATTTATATTTGAGTAACGGAGAAGCCGCTTCAGGCGGAAGAAGCAGAAAATCTATTTTAGGAGATGCTTTTGAAGCTTTAGTCGGTGCTATTTTCCGCGATTCGGACTACTATACTGCAAAAAAAATTGCTCTCGGATTTTTACAGGATAAAATTAATAATTTGGAAAAAATAGAAGAAACAAAGGATTATAAAACAGTATTGCAAGAAATATTTCAAGGGAAATATAAAAAAATGCCCGAATACGAACTTGTAAATACAAAGGGACCTGACCATAATAAATTATTTGAAGTTTCTGTGAAACTTAACAGCAGAATAATAGGAATAGGAAAAGGGAAAAGCAAAAAAGAAGCTGAAAAGAAAGCAGCAAAGGAAGCATTGGAATTTATTGAAAAAAATGGAAAAATCACATAA
- the fabF gene encoding beta-ketoacyl-ACP synthase II, which produces MKRVVITGIGLITPLGTGKDKTWKRLLDGECGIDKITAFDTSEYPVHIAGEVNDFNPEDYIEKKELKKMGRFSQFAIAASKEALEDSGFQITPENAERVGMIIGSGIGGLEIIEQEIGKLIEKGPKKVSPFYIPAAISNMASGNASIYLGAKGPNKSVVTACASGTNSIGDAFQTILLGKADVMIAGGTEGTVTPSGIAGFGNLKALSTNPDPKKASRPFTADRDGFVLGEGAGILILEELEHAKKRGAKIYAEIVGYGETGDAFHMTAPSDGGEGAARAIKMALEQGNIKLEEVGYINAHGTSTPANDKNETQAIKSVFGDHAYKLAVSSTKGATGHLLGGAGGVEAAFLALAISEGVLPPTINYDNPDSLCDLYYVPNKSEKREIEAGLSNSLGFGGHNAVLAFRKYKG; this is translated from the coding sequence ATGAAAAGAGTAGTTATAACGGGGATAGGTCTTATAACTCCGTTGGGGACAGGAAAAGACAAAACATGGAAAAGATTACTTGATGGAGAATGCGGGATAGATAAAATTACTGCTTTCGATACTTCAGAATATCCTGTACATATTGCGGGAGAAGTTAATGATTTCAATCCTGAAGATTATATTGAAAAAAAAGAATTGAAAAAAATGGGAAGATTTTCTCAATTTGCAATAGCTGCTTCAAAAGAAGCATTAGAAGATTCAGGTTTTCAGATAACACCTGAAAATGCTGAAAGAGTAGGGATGATTATTGGTTCGGGAATTGGAGGACTGGAAATAATAGAGCAGGAAATAGGTAAACTTATTGAAAAAGGGCCTAAGAAAGTATCTCCTTTTTATATACCGGCAGCAATTTCCAATATGGCTTCGGGAAATGCTTCAATATATTTGGGAGCAAAAGGACCTAACAAATCCGTGGTTACGGCATGTGCTTCGGGAACAAATTCCATAGGAGATGCTTTCCAAACTATACTCCTTGGAAAAGCAGATGTTATGATAGCCGGAGGAACTGAAGGAACAGTTACTCCAAGTGGAATAGCAGGTTTTGGGAATTTAAAGGCTTTGTCTACAAATCCTGACCCTAAAAAAGCTTCGAGACCATTTACTGCAGACAGGGATGGTTTTGTATTAGGTGAAGGTGCGGGAATACTTATATTGGAAGAATTGGAACATGCAAAGAAAAGAGGAGCTAAAATATATGCTGAAATAGTAGGGTATGGAGAAACAGGAGATGCTTTTCATATGACTGCACCGTCAGATGGTGGAGAAGGGGCTGCAAGAGCTATAAAAATGGCTTTGGAGCAAGGAAATATAAAACTTGAAGAAGTAGGATATATAAATGCTCATGGGACTTCCACACCCGCAAATGATAAAAATGAAACTCAAGCAATAAAATCTGTTTTTGGAGATCATGCTTATAAATTAGCGGTAAGTTCTACAAAAGGTGCTACGGGACATTTGCTCGGGGGTGCCGGGGGAGTGGAAGCTGCATTTTTGGCATTGGCAATAAGTGAAGGTGTTTTACCTCCTACAATAAATTATGATAATCCTGATTCGCTTTGTGATTTATATTATGTTCCGAATAAATCGGAAAAAAGGGAAATAGAAGCAGGACTTTCAAATTCTTTAGGGTTTGGCGGACATAATGCAGTTCTGGCTTTCAGAAAATACAAAGGATAA
- a CDS encoding acyl carrier protein: MLDKIKSIVVEQLGVDEDQVTEDASFIDDLGADSLDTVELIMAFEEEFDIEIPDEDAQKIKTVKDVIEYIESK, encoded by the coding sequence ATGCTGGATAAAATAAAATCAATAGTAGTAGAACAATTAGGAGTAGATGAGGATCAAGTAACTGAAGATGCATCGTTTATTGATGATTTAGGGGCTGACTCTTTGGATACTGTTGAATTGATTATGGCATTTGAAGAAGAATTTGATATTGAAATACCTGATGAAGATGCACAAAAAATTAAAACAGTTAAGGATGTAATTGAGTATATCGAATCAAAATAA
- the hcp gene encoding hydroxylamine reductase: MSMFCFQCQEAAKNIGCTVKGICGKTDEVSNLQDILVFVVKAVANYSSQLRKNGKRYKKVDEYLFRALFITITNANFDGKEIIEAIKEGTDLRNFLKNELEKENIFLDPKFEGSFMTTFEYTGIENIEEIAKKVGVLRSENEDVRSLREIILYGLKGMAAYGFHAFNLGMTSNDIYDFYEKALLATSDNGITAEKLTEMVFETGENGVKVMELLDKANTSAYGTPEMTEVNIGVGKNPGILISGHDLKDIKELLEQTEGTGIDVYTHSEMLPAHYYPELKKYKHLVGNYGNAWYHQVKEFETFNGPVVFTTNCIVPPKSDSTYNERIFTLNAAGYPGWKKLKIGKNGKTDYSEVIKLAKSCNPPTEIETGKITGGFAHGQVFALADKIVEAVKTGAIKKFIVMSGCDARMTSRAYYTEFAEKLPKDAVILTSGCAKFRYNKLKLGDINGIPRVLDAGQCNDSYSWAVVALKLKEIFNLNDINELPIEFNIAWYEQKAVIVLLALLYLGIKNIHIGPTLPAFVSPNVAKLLNEQFGLSGITNVENDLKIFFA, from the coding sequence ATGAGTATGTTTTGTTTTCAATGTCAGGAAGCTGCGAAAAATATAGGCTGTACTGTCAAAGGTATATGCGGGAAAACTGATGAAGTTTCAAATTTACAGGATATTCTTGTATTTGTTGTAAAAGCTGTAGCTAATTATTCAAGTCAGTTAAGAAAAAATGGGAAAAGATACAAAAAAGTTGATGAATATTTATTTAGAGCATTGTTTATAACAATAACGAATGCAAACTTTGACGGAAAAGAAATTATTGAAGCAATAAAAGAGGGAACAGATTTAAGAAATTTTCTGAAGAATGAGCTTGAAAAGGAGAATATTTTTTTAGATCCAAAGTTTGAAGGCAGTTTTATGACAACTTTTGAATATACAGGAATAGAAAATATTGAAGAAATTGCAAAGAAAGTCGGAGTTTTAAGAAGTGAAAATGAAGATGTGAGATCCTTGAGAGAAATAATACTTTATGGACTGAAAGGAATGGCGGCTTACGGATTTCATGCTTTTAATCTCGGAATGACAAGTAATGATATTTATGATTTTTATGAAAAAGCACTGCTTGCAACTTCTGATAACGGTATAACAGCTGAAAAATTAACGGAAATGGTATTTGAAACAGGGGAAAACGGAGTAAAAGTAATGGAACTTTTAGATAAAGCCAACACATCGGCTTACGGAACTCCTGAAATGACTGAAGTAAATATAGGAGTAGGAAAAAATCCGGGAATATTAATTTCAGGACATGATTTGAAAGATATAAAAGAACTCCTTGAACAGACTGAAGGAACGGGAATAGATGTATATACTCATTCAGAAATGCTTCCTGCACATTATTATCCTGAATTGAAAAAATATAAACATTTAGTAGGAAATTATGGAAACGCATGGTATCATCAAGTAAAGGAATTTGAAACTTTTAACGGTCCCGTAGTATTTACGACAAACTGTATTGTTCCTCCAAAGTCCGACTCTACATATAATGAAAGAATATTTACATTAAATGCCGCAGGGTATCCCGGATGGAAAAAATTGAAAATAGGGAAGAACGGAAAAACAGACTATAGTGAAGTTATAAAACTGGCTAAAAGTTGTAATCCACCTACAGAAATTGAAACGGGAAAAATTACGGGAGGATTTGCACATGGACAGGTATTTGCACTGGCTGATAAAATAGTGGAAGCAGTGAAAACAGGAGCAATAAAAAAATTTATAGTAATGAGCGGTTGTGATGCAAGAATGACAAGCAGAGCTTATTATACTGAATTTGCTGAAAAGCTTCCTAAAGATGCGGTAATACTTACGTCAGGCTGTGCAAAGTTTAGATATAATAAATTAAAACTGGGGGATATAAACGGAATTCCGAGAGTTCTTGATGCAGGACAATGTAATGATTCATATTCATGGGCTGTTGTGGCACTTAAACTGAAAGAAATATTTAATTTAAATGATATAAATGAGTTGCCGATAGAATTTAACATCGCATGGTACGAACAGAAAGCTGTAATAGTATTACTTGCCTTACTTTATCTGGGAATAAAGAATATACATATAGGGCCTACATTACCGGCTTTTGTTTCTCCTAATGTGGCAAAGCTGTTAAATGAACAGTTTGGATTAAGCGGAATAACAAATGTTGAAAATGATCTGAAGATTTTTTTTGCATAA